The DNA region GTACGGGCAGCAGTCCTGCACGGCGGGCCGCGCCGCGTTCATCACGGGCCAGTCGCCGATCCGCACGGGCCTGACCAAGGTCGGCCTGCCGGGTGCCCCCGAAGGCATGAAGAAGGAAGACCCGACCATCGCCACCCTGCTCAAGGCGCAGGGCTACATGACGGGCCAGTTCGGCAAGAACCACCTCGGCGACTCCAACGAGACGCTGCCGACCAACCACGGCTTCGACGAGTTCTTCGGCAACCTGTACCACCTCAACGCCGAGGAGGAGCCCGAGAATCCCGACTACCCGAAGGATCCTGCCTTCAAGAAGAAGTTCGGGCCGCGCGGCGTCATCCACAGCTTTGCCGACGGACGGATGACCGACACCGGTCCGCTCACGAAGAAGCGCATGGAGACGATCGACGAGGAGGTCAACGCCAGGGCGATCGACTTCATGACCCGCGCCAAGGCCGCGGGCAAGCCGTTCTTCATGTGGTGGAACTCCACCCGCATGCACATCTTCACGCACCTCAAGCCCGGCTCGGTGGGCAAGACCGGCCTCGGCATCTACGCCGACGGGATGGTGGAGCACGACGGCCACGTCGGCATCCTGCTCGACAAGCTGAAGGAACTCGGCTTCGAGGACGACACCATCGTGATGTACTCGAGCGACAACGGCGCCGAGACCTTCACGTGGCCCGACGGCGGCACCACGATGTTCAAGGGCGAGAAGAACACGAACTGGGAGGGCGGCTACCGCGTGCCCACGTTCATCAGGTGGCCGGGCACGATCAAGCCGGGCACGATCGTCAACAACATCGGCGCCCACGAGGACATGCTCCCGACGCTGCTCGCCGCGGCCGGTGACACGACGTCGGTCAACAGCCTGCTGACCGGCATGAAGATCGGCGATCGCTCGTACAAGGTGCACATCGACGGCTACGACCTCGGCCCTGCCCTGCGCGGCCAGGCCGAGTGGCCGCGCAAGGAGTTCATCTACTGGACCGACGACGGCAGCGTGGCTGCGCTCCGCTACGAGGCCTGGAAGATCACCTTCCTCGCCCAGCAATCGCACGGCATGGACGTGTGGCTGCAGCCCTTCACGCCGCTGCGCGCGCCGATCATCACCAACCTCCTGATGGATCCGTTCGAGCGCGCCAAGGACGAGCACGCGATCGGCTACCAGCGCTGGTACCTCGATCACATGTTCGCCATCGCGCCGGCCGGCGGCTACGTGGCCAGGTGGCTGCAGTCCTTCAAGGACTACCCGCCGCGCCAGAAGCCGGGCAGCTTCAACCTCGATCGCGTGATGGAATCGGTCATGGGCAGCAGCAAGCAGTAGCGCTGCACTCCCGTCGCAACGCGGGGCGGGAGCCCGGGCGTTGGCGTCGGGAGTGGCGAAGCGGGACGGGCCGTTGGCAGCGGTCGCGGCGGCCAGCCGCCGCGACCCTCCATGATGCTGGCGCGGCACCGCTGGCCGTCCTGGCCGGTCGACTCGCCCCCCGAGAGATGGCGTGTCGTCGACGCGCTGCAGGCCGAGATCTCCTTCAAGGGCCACTCTGCACGGTCGTCGCGCAGGACGAGACCTGGGTCGACCCGCGGTGCTCCAGGGCCTTTCGCGCTGGACGCGGGGCGCACATCCGTGGATGCTGTGGGCGTGCGCGGCCTGATCCGGTTCGTCTGCGGCGTCGTGGCGTGTCTGCTCGTCGTCGCCTCGAGGGCCGACGCGGGGCCGAAGCTGGATTACGTCGTCTTCGAGAACGGCGACGGCATCGTGTGCGAGATCAAGGGCCTCTCGCGTGGCCGCCTGAGTGTCAACACCGACGCGTTCGACACGATCAAGGTCTACTGGAGCCGGGTCACGCGGATTGGCAGCGGACGACCACTGCAGATCGAGATGGCGGGCGGGCAGCGGTACTTCGCCACCATCGTGGCGGTCGGCGAACGTCGTGCCGGGCTGATCCGGCCGGGCGCCGACCGGCTCGACGTCGCGCTCGGCGACATCGTCCGGATCACGCCGGTGGAGGCGGGAATCTGGCACCAGTTCGATGGTTCGATCGACCTCGGGTTCAGCTTCGCCAAGGCCAATCGTGAGACGCGCTACACGCTCAACGCGAGCAACACCTTCCGGAACACGCGGTACGAGAGCCGGATGTCGCTCAACGGCCAGACCACGCTGCGCGACGACGCCGACCGGGTGCAGCGGCTGTCGGCGTCCCTCAACGGCAACCGGTTCATCGGGCCTCGCTGGTCGGCGCTGGCCCTGGGCCAGTACCAGGCCAACGATGAACTCGACCTCGAAGGACGCACGGTGCTGGGCGGCGGCATCGGCCGGTACCTGGCCCAGTCCAACAGCACCATGCTGCAGGCCTACGGGGGCGTCGGCTGGACCCGCGAACGGTTCACCGGCCAGCCCGGCACGGACCGGCCCGAAGCCGTGCTCGGCGCGAACTTCGACTGGTTCAGCCCGCGCGACAAGAGCGTCGACCTCACGTCATCGGTGATCACCTACTACGCGCTGAACAGCGATCGACGCACGCGCCTCGAGACCCAGAGCGCGGTCCGCTTCGAGTTCTGGGGCGATTTCTACGCGAGCGTGAACGGCTACACCAGCTACGACACGCACCCGCCTTCCGGACGCGAGAAGGTGGACGGCGGCATCAGCGTCTCGCTCGGCTGGTCGTACTAGTGCCACCTGCCGGCCGCCGTGCTGTGATACTCGTGTGACCGTCGTGCCCGATTCCGCCCGCCTGATGTCCCGCATCCGCGGCGCCTTCGTGGGCGCCGCCCTCGTCGCCGTGCTGACGGCCACCGGCTGTTCCTCCTCGCGTGAGCCGGCCAGCGTGGCCGGCGGCGGGACGGCCCCGGCGATGCTTGCCGCCTCGGCGACCTACGTCGGACGGGGCAGGTGCGTCACGTGTCACCAGGAGGAGAACGCCCGCTATCAGGGCTCGCACCATGATCTGGCGATGCAGGAGGCGACGCCGGCCACCGTGCTGGGCGACTTCTCGGATGCCACGTTCTCCTATGCCGGCACGGTCAGCCGGTTCACCACCCGCGACGGCAAGTACATCGTCACCACGGACGGGCCCGACGGGCGGGTGCGCGACTTCGAGGTGGCCTACGTCTTCGGTGTCTATCCGCTGCAGCAGTACCTGATCGGCTTCCCCGACGGGCGATACCAGGCGCTCAGCATCGCCTGGGACGCGCGGCCGAAGGCACAGGGCGGGCAGCGCTGGTACCACCTGTACCCGGACGAGAAGGTGACGCACACCGACGTCCTTCACTGGACCAGGTTCAGTCAGAACTGGAACGCGCAGTGCGCGACGTGCCACTCGACCAACCTCCGCAAGGCGTACGACCGCGCCACCGACACGTACAAGACGACGTGGTCGGAGCTCGACGTGTCGTGCGAGTCGTGTCACGGTCCGGCCTCGGCGCACGTAGCCTGGGCCGAGCGGCACGGCCCGGGCAAGGCCGATCCGTCGCTGTCGGCGACCGACCTGGGATTGACGGTGTCCCTGCGGGAGCGTCGCGGCGCGACGTGGACCATGCAGGGCACCAGGGGCATCGCGGCGCGGACGCCGGCGCCCGGTGCGACGCGCGCCGAGGTGGAGATCTGTGCGCCGTGCCACGCGCGCCGCGCCGAGCGCGTCGACGCCCACGTGCCGGGGCAGCCCCTCCTGATGTCCTATCGACCGACGTTCCTCTCCGCGGGGTTGTACCGGCCCGACGGGCAGATGGAGGACGAGGTCTACAACTACGGCTCGTTCCTCCAGAGCCGGATGCACGCCGCCGGCGTGACCTGCTCGGACTGCCACGATCCGCACAGCCTGAAGCAGAAGGGGGAGGGCAACGGGGTGTGCGCGCAGTGCCACCTGCCGACGACCTTCGATGTCAGGAGCCATCACGGGCACGAGCCGGGCACGCCGGGCGCGTCGTGCGTGGCCTGCCACATGCCCACGGTCACCTACATGGGCGTCGACGCGCGGCACGACCACAGCTTCCGCGTACCGCGCCCCGATTTCTCGGAGCGCTTCGGCACGCCCGACACCTGCACCTCGTGCCACAAGGGCAAGACGCCGGCCTGGGCGGCAGCGGCGCTCGACCGGTGGCGCACACCCGCCTGGCGGCAGCGCCCGCACTTCGCCCCCGCGTTCGCGGCGGCGGCGCAGGGCCGTGTCGATGCAGCCGGGCCGCTCAGGGCCATCGCGTCGGACGCCACCCAGCCGGCCATCACGAGAGCCACCGCGCTCGAGTGGCTCTCGGCCACCGCGCCCGAACAGGCCGAGCAGGCCCTCGATGCCCTGGCCCGCGATCCACAGCCGCTCGTGCGGCTGTCGGTGGCACAGGGCCTGTCCCGCCTCGAGCCGGCGGCGCGGGCCCGCGTCGGCGGCGCCCTGCTCGAGGACCCGATGCGGGTCATCCGCCTCGATGCAGCCTCGGCGCTGGCCGGGGAGCCGGCACAGTGGCTGCCGGCCGGCCAGCGGGCGGCGCTCGAACGCGCGATGGCGGACCTGCGGACGTCGGAGGTCTTCAACGGCGATCGGCCGGAGTCGTACGTCAACCTGGCGCTCATGGAGGAGCGCCGCGGCAACGTGGCGGGTGCCATCGCCGAGTACGAGGCGGCCACCAGATACGCCCCCTGGTTCCTCCCGGCCTACGTCAACCTCGCGGAGCTGCAGCGGCAGGGCGGCGACGAGGTCAAGGCGGAGGCCACGCTTCGCCGGGCGCTGGTCGCCGTTCCCGGCGATCCCGGTGTCCTCTACGCCCTCGGCCTCTCGGTGTATCGCCAGCAGCGAGCCCTCGAGGCGGTCGACCTCCTGAAGCAGGCCGCGGCGCGCGGGCCGGAGGTGCCGCGGTATCCCTTCGCTTACGCGTTGGCCCTGGAATCCCAGCGCAAGTACGACGAGGCGCTCGCGGTGATCGACGCCGCCCTGGTGCGTCATCCCGACAACCGTGACCTGCTCGACGCGGGCCTGGGGATCGCCCAGAAGGCCTCCGACGTGAACCGCGCGCGCGGGTACGTGCGCCGGCTGCTGCTGGTCGTCCCCGGCGACCCTGCCTTGGTCCAGTTGGCAAGGACCCTCGGGGTGCGGTGATCTGAGACAGCCCGGTGTGGCGCTCATGCCGCATCGGCTGCCTCGCGATGTCACCCACGCGCCTCGCGCGCCTGTTCGGCCTGCTTGCCGTGTCCCTGTCGTGGATCGTCGCGGGGACCGCGCACGCCGAGGCGGCCAAGCGGGTCCTTGTCCTCTACTCCGTGGGCCGACTGCTGCCGGCGGTCCTCGAGTTCGATCGGGGCTTCCGTGCAGAACTCCCGCACCCGCCCGGGCAGGAGGTCGAGATCTACGAGGAGTTCCTCGACGCCGCGCGCTTCAACGGCGCCGAGTACGACGACGCGCTCGCCGATCACCTCATACGCAAGTATCGCCACCTCCGGCCCGATGTCGTCGTGGCGGCGGCGCGCGAGGCCCTCGCCTTCGTGCTCCGGAGGCGCGACCAGTTGCCGCCGGGCGTCGCCGTGGTGCACGCCGTGACCACCCGAGAGGATCTCGTGCGACTCGGCCCCCTGCCGCCAGGCGTCGTCGGCGTGCCGACCGAGGACGTGTTCGCCAGGACCGTGGCGCAGGCACTCCGCTGGCATCCGCAGGCGACGCGCGTGGTGGTCGTCGTCGGCCGGCGCGTGCTGCGCGACCGGATCTGGTACGAGCGCGTCCTGGCCGAGCAGGCTCGCCTGCCCCCCCGCGCGAAGGTCGAGGTGCTGGCCGACCTGCCGACCGCCGAGGTCGTCGCGCGCCTCGGCGCTCTTGGCGATGACGCCGTGGTGTTCACGCCCGGCTTCCAGCAGGATGGGGCCGGCGTGTTCATGACCCCCTTCGAGTCGGTGAAGGCGATGCGTGCGGCGACGCGCGCCCCCGTCTACGGCGCCTCCAGCACATTCCTCGAGGCGGGAATCACCGGAGGCTACTGGGCCGATTTCGAGTCGCAGGGACGCGAGGCGGGGCGTGCGGTCTCGCAGTTGCTGGCCGGTACGGCCGCCTCGGCCCTCCGAGTCCCCTCGACCGTGCCGGCAGTGATGCACGCCAACTGGCGGGAGTTGCGTCGGTTCGGCATCCGCGACGGGGCGGTGCCGGCAGCAACGGTGGTGCACTTCCGTGAGCCGTCCCTGTGGGAGCGCGACCGGAACCAGGTGTTGGGCGCGCTGGGCGTGATCGCCGTGCAGACGGTGCTCATCGCCGGCCTGCTGTGGGAGCGTCGCCGTCGTCGCGAGGCCGAGAGCAGCGTCGCGCAGTCGCGCCTGGAACTGGCGCACGCCTCGCGGCTGGCCGTGGCCGGCGAACTCGCCGCGGCGCTGGCCCACGAGATCAACCAGCCCCTCGGCGCCATCCTGAGCAACGCCGACACGGCGGAACTGATCCTGGAGTCGGGTGCAGGGAAGCCGGAACTGCTGCGGCAGATCCTGGCCGATATCCGACGCGACGATGTACGGGCCAGCGAGGTGATCAAGCGCTTGCGAACCCTGCTGCGGAAGAACGAGGTCGAGCGCCTGCCGGTCGTGCTCGACGAGATCGTCGCCGACTGCGAATTGGTGCTGCGCTCGGAGGCGCGGCGGCGAGGTGCCGCCCTCACCGTCACCACGCCGGTCGAGCGCTCCACGGTGCTGGCCGACCGCATCCAGATCCAGCAGGTGCTCATCAACCTCGTGCTCAACGCCTTCGACGCCACGGCCGACCTGCCGGAAGCACGCCGGACGGTGACGATCAGCGTGCAGCGGCACGCCGCCGACGTCAGCGTCTCGGTGCGCGACCTGGGGCCGGGCATCACGGCCGTCCCGGTGGACAAGGTCTTCGACTCGTTCTTCACCACGAAGCGGACCGGTATGGGCCTGGGTCTTTCCATCGCCCGCAGCATCGTCGAGGCCCATCGCGGCCGTATCGGCGCGGCCAACGTCGACGGCGGCGGCGCGGTCTTCACGATGGTGCTGCCGTACGCGGTCGTCGATCCGGGTGTGGGGAGGGCGGCATGAGCGAGGTGGCCGTGATCCACGTGGTCGACGACGACGAGTCGCTGCGGATGGCGCTGGTGCGCCTCCTCGAGGCGCTGGGGCACGAGGCGCGCGGCTACGCGACGACCGGGGACTTCCTGTTGCACTTGCCGGAGGACCGCCACGGCTGCGTGCTGCTCGACGTGCAGTTGCCCGGCCCGTCCGGACTGGAGTTGCAGGCGGGGCTGCACGGCAAGGGCGTCGCCCTGCCGGTGATCGTGATGACCGGTCACCCGGACGTGGCGGCGAGCGTCGCGGCGATGAAGGCGGGGGCCGTCGACTTCCTGACCAAGCCGATCGACAGGGCCGCGTTGGTCGAGGCCGTCGGGCATGCCCTGAGACGGGACACGGAACGGCGCGCCGCTGCCGGCGCCGCCGCGGCGCTCAAGCGCCTGTTCGAAGGGCTCTCCCCAATCGAGCGGAACGTCTTCGACGGCATCGTGATGGGTCGCTTGAACAAGCAGATCGCCGACGACCTGCGCATCGCTGAACGAACCGTCAAGCTGCATCGAGCCCGACTGATGGAGAAGCTGGGTGTCGACTCGGCGGCGGCACTCGGGCGCCTGGCAGAGCGGCTGGCACAGGCGGGCGGCCAATGAGGACGGTTGCCCCTTGGGGCAGGATCCTTGCCCCTCGTTCGGTTGGGCGCAGACGCGCCGACATCGGATCATCGACTGTGCCGTTCCGTTCGAGTCGACCTTGCGTGCCCCGTGTGTCGGGAATGGTTACCCGATGACCGGCAGTCCGGTGGTCATCGTGGTGGACGACGACGACAGCCTGCGGGACGCGATGCGTCGACTGCTCGAGGCGGCCGGGTTCACGCCCATGGCGTATCCTTGTGGCGAGGCGCTCATCGCCGAGGGAGTGACTCCCGAGGCCGCGTGCGTCGTCACCGATCTGAAGCTGCCGGGCATGACCGGGCTCGACCTGCTCGCCCGCCTCAAGACGCTCCGGCCGGGGTTGCCCGTCGTGCTCATCACCGCGCACGACGACCCGGCGACCCGTGAGCACGCCCTGCAGCACGGCGCGTCGGCGTACATCGCCAAGCCGTTTCGCGGTACCGCGCTGCTGCAGGTAATCACGTCGGTACTCGTTCGGGCCTAGCCCGGTGGGCGCCGGCATCACCCGAGCGCGGCGGTGGACCGCGACGGTTTCATCCCCCATCCCTGGAGTCCTGATGTCCTCAGTCCTGCTTCGCGTCCTGACCGCCTCGGCGTGCACGCTGGCGCTCG from Luteitalea sp. TBR-22 includes:
- a CDS encoding arylsulfatase codes for the protein MQSTNKLTAVVLACAGVLALGAGTAAAQAARKPNILIIWGDDIGQFNISANNRGMMGYRTPNIDRIANEGATFTDWYGQQSCTAGRAAFITGQSPIRTGLTKVGLPGAPEGMKKEDPTIATLLKAQGYMTGQFGKNHLGDSNETLPTNHGFDEFFGNLYHLNAEEEPENPDYPKDPAFKKKFGPRGVIHSFADGRMTDTGPLTKKRMETIDEEVNARAIDFMTRAKAAGKPFFMWWNSTRMHIFTHLKPGSVGKTGLGIYADGMVEHDGHVGILLDKLKELGFEDDTIVMYSSDNGAETFTWPDGGTTMFKGEKNTNWEGGYRVPTFIRWPGTIKPGTIVNNIGAHEDMLPTLLAAAGDTTSVNSLLTGMKIGDRSYKVHIDGYDLGPALRGQAEWPRKEFIYWTDDGSVAALRYEAWKITFLAQQSHGMDVWLQPFTPLRAPIITNLLMDPFERAKDEHAIGYQRWYLDHMFAIAPAGGYVARWLQSFKDYPPRQKPGSFNLDRVMESVMGSSKQ
- a CDS encoding DUF481 domain-containing protein; the protein is MRGLIRFVCGVVACLLVVASRADAGPKLDYVVFENGDGIVCEIKGLSRGRLSVNTDAFDTIKVYWSRVTRIGSGRPLQIEMAGGQRYFATIVAVGERRAGLIRPGADRLDVALGDIVRITPVEAGIWHQFDGSIDLGFSFAKANRETRYTLNASNTFRNTRYESRMSLNGQTTLRDDADRVQRLSASLNGNRFIGPRWSALALGQYQANDELDLEGRTVLGGGIGRYLAQSNSTMLQAYGGVGWTRERFTGQPGTDRPEAVLGANFDWFSPRDKSVDLTSSVITYYALNSDRRTRLETQSAVRFEFWGDFYASVNGYTSYDTHPPSGREKVDGGISVSLGWSY
- a CDS encoding tetratricopeptide repeat protein, coding for MPDSARLMSRIRGAFVGAALVAVLTATGCSSSREPASVAGGGTAPAMLAASATYVGRGRCVTCHQEENARYQGSHHDLAMQEATPATVLGDFSDATFSYAGTVSRFTTRDGKYIVTTDGPDGRVRDFEVAYVFGVYPLQQYLIGFPDGRYQALSIAWDARPKAQGGQRWYHLYPDEKVTHTDVLHWTRFSQNWNAQCATCHSTNLRKAYDRATDTYKTTWSELDVSCESCHGPASAHVAWAERHGPGKADPSLSATDLGLTVSLRERRGATWTMQGTRGIAARTPAPGATRAEVEICAPCHARRAERVDAHVPGQPLLMSYRPTFLSAGLYRPDGQMEDEVYNYGSFLQSRMHAAGVTCSDCHDPHSLKQKGEGNGVCAQCHLPTTFDVRSHHGHEPGTPGASCVACHMPTVTYMGVDARHDHSFRVPRPDFSERFGTPDTCTSCHKGKTPAWAAAALDRWRTPAWRQRPHFAPAFAAAAQGRVDAAGPLRAIASDATQPAITRATALEWLSATAPEQAEQALDALARDPQPLVRLSVAQGLSRLEPAARARVGGALLEDPMRVIRLDAASALAGEPAQWLPAGQRAALERAMADLRTSEVFNGDRPESYVNLALMEERRGNVAGAIAEYEAATRYAPWFLPAYVNLAELQRQGGDEVKAEATLRRALVAVPGDPGVLYALGLSVYRQQRALEAVDLLKQAAARGPEVPRYPFAYALALESQRKYDEALAVIDAALVRHPDNRDLLDAGLGIAQKASDVNRARGYVRRLLLVVPGDPALVQLARTLGVR
- a CDS encoding ATP-binding protein produces the protein MSPTRLARLFGLLAVSLSWIVAGTAHAEAAKRVLVLYSVGRLLPAVLEFDRGFRAELPHPPGQEVEIYEEFLDAARFNGAEYDDALADHLIRKYRHLRPDVVVAAAREALAFVLRRRDQLPPGVAVVHAVTTREDLVRLGPLPPGVVGVPTEDVFARTVAQALRWHPQATRVVVVVGRRVLRDRIWYERVLAEQARLPPRAKVEVLADLPTAEVVARLGALGDDAVVFTPGFQQDGAGVFMTPFESVKAMRAATRAPVYGASSTFLEAGITGGYWADFESQGREAGRAVSQLLAGTAASALRVPSTVPAVMHANWRELRRFGIRDGAVPAATVVHFREPSLWERDRNQVLGALGVIAVQTVLIAGLLWERRRRREAESSVAQSRLELAHASRLAVAGELAAALAHEINQPLGAILSNADTAELILESGAGKPELLRQILADIRRDDVRASEVIKRLRTLLRKNEVERLPVVLDEIVADCELVLRSEARRRGAALTVTTPVERSTVLADRIQIQQVLINLVLNAFDATADLPEARRTVTISVQRHAADVSVSVRDLGPGITAVPVDKVFDSFFTTKRTGMGLGLSIARSIVEAHRGRIGAANVDGGGAVFTMVLPYAVVDPGVGRAA
- a CDS encoding response regulator transcription factor, with translation MSEVAVIHVVDDDESLRMALVRLLEALGHEARGYATTGDFLLHLPEDRHGCVLLDVQLPGPSGLELQAGLHGKGVALPVIVMTGHPDVAASVAAMKAGAVDFLTKPIDRAALVEAVGHALRRDTERRAAAGAAAALKRLFEGLSPIERNVFDGIVMGRLNKQIADDLRIAERTVKLHRARLMEKLGVDSAAALGRLAERLAQAGGQ
- a CDS encoding response regulator transcription factor, with the protein product MTGSPVVIVVDDDDSLRDAMRRLLEAAGFTPMAYPCGEALIAEGVTPEAACVVTDLKLPGMTGLDLLARLKTLRPGLPVVLITAHDDPATREHALQHGASAYIAKPFRGTALLQVITSVLVRA